The Thiohalobacter sp. genome includes a window with the following:
- a CDS encoding FMN-binding glutamate synthase family protein, translated as MLGAGAYPRPTVVVRRWFFIISSLLVLLIAGLGLAWPGAWWAMAVIGPLIALGIRDSLQTRHTLLRNFPVIGHGRYFMEMIRPEVQQYFIESNIDAFPIEREFRAVVYRRAKGQLDTTPFGTQRDVYRIGYEWASHSLAARPAPGEAPRVVIGGPDCKRPYNASLLNISAMSFGALSKNAVLALNRAAARGGFAHNTGEGGISPYHLEPGGDLIWQIGTGYFGCRTADGRFDPQKFQEQAAQESVRMIELKLSQGAKPGHGGVLPGVKVTEEIARIRGLEPGRTVFSPPAHSAFGNPIEMMEFVAELRRLSGGKPVGFKLCVGRREDFFAICKAMLETGIKPDFITVDGGEGGTGAAPLEFANSVGMPARDAWLFVHSALRGAGLRDDIRLIASGKILSGFHVVRALALGADVCASARGMMLALGCIQSLRCNTNHCPTGITTQDPALYYGLDVTDKAERVARFHAATLHSVMEIVGAMGLDRPCELMPRHIFRRVDDLRVSSLDELYEVLEPGQLVSGEQLPADMRQAWFESRADRWPS; from the coding sequence ATGCTGGGCGCTGGTGCGTATCCGAGGCCAACTGTCGTGGTTCGACGCTGGTTTTTCATCATCTCCTCGCTGCTGGTGCTGCTGATCGCGGGGCTGGGCCTGGCCTGGCCGGGCGCCTGGTGGGCCATGGCGGTGATCGGGCCGCTGATCGCGCTGGGCATCCGCGACTCCCTGCAGACGCGCCACACCCTGCTGCGCAACTTCCCGGTCATCGGTCATGGCCGCTATTTCATGGAGATGATCCGCCCGGAGGTTCAGCAGTACTTCATCGAGTCCAACATCGATGCCTTTCCCATCGAGCGCGAATTCCGCGCAGTTGTGTACCGGCGCGCCAAGGGGCAGCTCGACACCACGCCCTTCGGTACCCAGCGCGATGTCTATCGCATCGGCTACGAGTGGGCGAGCCACTCGCTGGCCGCGCGGCCAGCCCCGGGCGAGGCGCCACGGGTGGTCATCGGCGGCCCGGACTGTAAACGCCCCTACAATGCTTCCCTGCTCAACATCTCCGCGATGAGCTTCGGGGCGCTGTCGAAAAACGCGGTGCTGGCGTTGAATCGCGCCGCGGCCCGGGGCGGCTTTGCCCACAATACCGGCGAGGGCGGCATTTCTCCCTACCATCTGGAGCCGGGCGGCGACCTGATCTGGCAGATCGGCACCGGCTACTTCGGCTGCCGCACCGCCGACGGTCGCTTCGACCCGCAGAAGTTCCAGGAGCAGGCTGCGCAGGAGAGCGTGCGCATGATCGAGCTCAAGCTGTCCCAGGGGGCCAAGCCCGGCCACGGGGGTGTGCTGCCCGGGGTCAAGGTGACCGAGGAGATCGCGCGCATCCGTGGCCTGGAGCCGGGGAGGACGGTGTTCTCGCCACCGGCTCACAGCGCCTTCGGCAACCCCATAGAGATGATGGAGTTCGTCGCCGAGCTGCGCCGCCTTTCCGGCGGCAAGCCGGTGGGCTTCAAGCTCTGTGTTGGGCGCCGCGAGGACTTTTTCGCCATCTGCAAGGCCATGCTGGAAACCGGAATAAAGCCCGATTTCATTACCGTGGACGGCGGTGAGGGCGGTACCGGAGCGGCGCCACTGGAGTTTGCCAATTCGGTGGGGATGCCGGCGCGCGATGCCTGGCTGTTCGTGCACAGCGCGCTGCGCGGCGCGGGGCTGCGGGACGACATTCGCCTGATCGCCTCCGGCAAGATTCTGAGCGGCTTTCATGTGGTGCGGGCGCTGGCACTGGGCGCCGACGTCTGCGCCTCGGCCCGCGGCATGATGCTGGCGCTGGGCTGCATCCAGTCGCTGCGCTGCAACACCAACCACTGTCCTACGGGTATCACCACCCAGGATCCCGCCCTGTATTACGGTCTGGATGTGACCGACAAGGCAGAGCGGGTGGCGCGCTTCCATGCGGCCACGCTGCACAGCGTCATGGAGATTGTCGGCGCCATGGGCCTGGATCGGCCCTGTGAACTGATGCCGCGGCACATCTTCCGTCGCGTCGACGACCTGCGGGTCAGCTCGCTGGATGAACTCTACGAGGTGCTGGAGCCTGGTCAGCTGGTGTCGGGTGAACAACTTCCTGCCGATATGCGCCAGGCCTGGTTCGAGAGCCGGGCCGACCGGTGGCCCAGCTAG